A region of Solanum dulcamara chromosome 7, daSolDulc1.2, whole genome shotgun sequence DNA encodes the following proteins:
- the LOC129894343 gene encoding uncharacterized protein LOC129894343 isoform X3: MKETQQNLQLRLLFLERSAFSTKSELKLDSIRYSMSIQDRIDSVDRVLLVIYQFSLRFLGFALLYSLCKVFMNFSNQSETDLRDRQ, translated from the exons ATGAAGGAAACTCAACAGAACTTGCAGCTGCGGCTCCTCTTCCTCGAGCGTTCCGCTTTCTCAACCAAATCGGAGCTGAAGCTCGATTCAATTAGGT ACTCGATGTCGATCCAAGATCGTATAGATTCTGTGGATAGAGTATTGTTGGTAATCTATCAATTTAGCCTCAG ATTTCTGGGATTTGCATTATTGTACAGCTTGTGCAAAGTATTTATGAACTTCAGCAACCAGTCAG